A window of the Trichoderma asperellum chromosome 4, complete sequence genome harbors these coding sequences:
- a CDS encoding uncharacterized protein (TransMembrane:2 (i74-92o98-119i)): MAAAEKAMRNGDGDSTNLNGAVTVNGDHSHDDDRSYPALPDNGHTQGHESGAWRAAGIRFAPLRMPFPRRLQTAAVFFHCMTLVTLISLFWFTCANVLTWPILVPYLVHLTLSTAATNGKLSYRSEYLRSLPLWRFFAAYFPMRLHKTYDLPPDRRYIFGYHPHGIISHGAWTAFSTNALGFSAKFPGITNTLLTLESNFRIPFYRDWILLMGMASVSKESIRNTLTQGGPKNDGTGRAVTIVIGGARESLTAQPGTLRLILKGRKGFVKMALRTGADLVPVLAFGENDLYDQLTAETHPMVHKFQMFVLKVFKFTLPAIHGRGILNYDVGLMPYRRQVNIVVGKPIRIDSPPCEQPSQEDVDRYHELYVEEIEKIWETYKDQFAKNRTSDLVISA, encoded by the coding sequence ATGGCTGCGGCTGAAAAGGCGATGCGCAACGGTGACGGCGATTCCACAAACCTCAACGGCGCTGTCACGGTCAACGGAGACCACAGCCATGACGACGATCGATCATATCCTGCCTTGCCGGATAATGGACACACCCAGGGCCACGAGTCTGGCGCCTGGAGGGCCGCGGGCATTCGCTTTGCGCCGCTGCGCATGCCCTTTCCTCGTCGGCTGCAAaccgccgccgtcttcttccactGCATGACTCTCGTCACCCTGATCTCGCTGTTCTGGTTCACTTGCGCAAACGTTCTGACGTGGCCCATCCTGGTGCCGTATCTGGTGCATCTGACGCTTTCGACCGCGGCGACCAATGGCAAGCTCAGCTACCGATCCGAGTACCTGAGATCTCTGCCCCTCTGGAGATTCTTTGCGGCGTATTTCCCCATGAGGCTGCACAAGACATACGACCTTCCACCGGACAGGAGGTACATCTTTGGCTATCATCCACATGGCATCATCTCCCACGGCGCCTGGACCGCTTTCAGCACAAACGCCCTGGGTTTCTCGGCAAAGTTTCCCGGCATCACAAACACCCTGTTGACGCTCGAGTCGAATTTCCGAATTCCCTTTTACCGCGACTGGATCTTGTTAATGGGCATGGCCTCTGTGTCCAAGGAATCCATCCGGAACACGCTGACGCAAGGCGGTCCCAAGAACGACGGGACAGGCCGTGCTGTCACGATCGTCATCGGCGGAGCTCGTGAATCCTTGACGGCCCAGCCGGGAACCTTGCGGCTCATCCTCAAAGGCAGAAAGGGCTTCGTAAAGATGGCTCTGCGCACGGGAGCTGACCTGGTCCCCGTCCTCGCCTTTGGCGAAAACGACTTATACGACCAGCTAACCGCGGAGACGCACCCGATGGTCCACAAGTTCCAAATGTTCGTGCTGAAGGTGTTCAAGTTTACGCTCCCTGCAATCCATGGCCGAGGCATTCTCAACTACGACGTCGGTCTCATGCCCTACCGTCGCCAGGTCAACATCGTGGTGGGCAAGCCGATCCGCATCGACTCGCCTCCCTGTGAGCAGCCGTCACAAGAGGATGTGGACCGGTACCACGAGCTGTATGTCGAAGAAATTGAAAAGATTTGGGAGACTTACAAGGATCAGTTTGCCAAAAACCGGACGTCTGACCTTGTCATTTCTGCTTAA
- a CDS encoding uncharacterized protein (BUSCO:EOG092D38PJ): MPRPTRGSQKAVKREEDDIDGVKASKPTQSVAATKRKADSEPDADSKAQASKTVKKRKGKGKGDEEAMVLAERTAVSALGKAMYIGAHVSAAGGVQNAVANAVQIGANSFALFLKSQRKWSNPPITAEAKNGFISQCKEHHYHANEHALPHGSYLVNLAQADKDKAKQAYDSFVDDLDRCEQLGIKLYNFHPGSTGGDTKAAAIKRIATQLNKAHKATKTVITVLENMAGSGNVVGSTWEDLRDIITLVEDKSRVGVCIDTCHAFAAGYDLRTPETFKKTVDSFNEIVGADYLKAFHLNDSKAPFNSKRDLHANIGTGFLGLRAFHSLMNHEEFQNKPMVLETPIDRKGADGKSVEDKQVWADEIKLLESLIGMDPETEDFRKLEKELQAKGSDERKKIQDQVDKKSKSAPKKGKAAPKKKKEATSDEESD; the protein is encoded by the exons ATGCCCCGCCCTACTAGAGGTAGCCAGAAGGCTGTCAAGcgcgaagaagacgatatCGACGGAGTGAAGGCTTCAAAGCCAACCCAGTCTGTAGCCGCGACGAAGCGAAAAGCAGATTCGGAGCCCGATGCCGATTCGAAAGCTCAAGCTTCCAAAACTGTGAAAAAGCgcaagggaaaaggaaaaggcgaCGAAGAAGCAATGGTTTTGGCAGAGCGAACTGCTGTATCGGCCCTGGGCAAGGCCATGTACATTGGCGCTCACGTCAGTGCTGCAGGAG GTGTTCAGAATGCCGTCGCAAATGCTGTTCAAATCGGCGCCAACTCTTTCGCGTTGTTCCTCAAATCTCAGCGCAAATGGAGCAACCCTCCCATCACAGCGGAGGCCAAAAATGGCTTCATAAGCCAGTGCAAAGAGCACCACTATCACGCCAACGAACACGCCCTCCCTCACGGCTCATATCTCGTCAATCTCGCGCAGGCAGACAAGGACAAAGCTAAACAGGCATATGACAGCTTTGTCGATGATCTCGACCGGTGTGAGCAACTGGGCATCAAGCTTTATAACTTCCATCCCGGATCTACCGGAGGCGACACAAAGGCCGCCGCGATCAAGCGCATCGCTACACAGCTAAACAAGGCCCACAAAGCTACCAAGACTGTCATCACCGTTTTGGAAAACATGGCAGGCAGTGGCAACGTTGTGGGATCGACCTGGGAAGACCTCAGGGATATCATCACTCTGGTGGAAGATAAGTCTCGTGTGGGAGTATGCATCGACACCTGCCATGCTTTTGCAGCGGGCTACGATTTGCGGACGCCCGAGACTTTCAAAAAGACTGTTGATTCTTTCAATGAAATTGTTGGCGCAGATTACTTGAAGGCTTTTCACT TAAATGACAGCAAAGCACCCTTCAATTCCAAGAGAGATCTCCACGCCAACATCGGAACCGGATTCCTAGGCCTCCGAGCCTTCCACAGCCTCATGAATCACGAAGAGTTCCAGAATAAGCCCATGGTTCTGGAGACGCCGATTGATAGAAAAGGCGCGGATGGCAAATCAGTAGAAGACAAGCAAGTATGGGCCGACGAGATCAAGCTCCTAGAGAGCCTCATTGGCATGGATCCAGAGACGGAAGACTTTAGAAAGCTAGAAAAGGAATTGCAAGCCAAGGGTAGTGacgaaaggaagaagattcaAGATCAGGTGGACAAGAAATCCAAGAGTGCCCCGAAGAAGGGGAAGGCTGCaccgaagaaaaagaaggaggcgacaagtgatgaagagagcgactag
- the PNO1 gene encoding pre-rRNA-processing protein pno1 (BUSCO:EOG092D3JKF): MPAPTAIKKAESTPLAADVPSAAQDNDQEFLLDAADVASADAEVMVPEAQDEGDNMAIDEEGRPRFAPSKDIDPMARTETRKVPIPPHRMTPLKQSWPSIYPPIVEHLKLQCRMNIKRKTVELRTSKFTTDSGALQKGEDFVKAFTLGFDVDDAIALLRLDDLYIETFEIKDVKTVHGDSQSRAIGRIAGHQGKTKFAIENASRTRIVLADSKIHILGGFKNIHMARESVVSLILGKPPGKVYGNLRTVAARMKERF, from the exons ATGCCTGCACCTACGGCCATCAAGAAGGCGGAGAGCACCCCGCTTGCTGCAGATGTTCCATCAGCTGCTCAAG ATAATGACCAAGAGTTCCTCCTTGATGCAGCAGACGTTGCATCAGCCGATGCTGAAGTAATGGTACCAGAAGCCCAAGACGAGGGTGACAACATGGCTATTGACGAAGAGGGACGGCCTCGCTTTGCTCCGTCCAAAGATATT GATCCGATGGCCAGAACCGAAACACGAAAAGTACCCATCCCACCTCATCGCATGACACCATTGAAACAATCATGGCCTTCTATCTACCCTCCCATTGTGGAGCATTTAAAACTACAGTGCCGCATGAACATCAAGCGGAAAACCGTCGAGCTAAGGACATCCAAATTCACCACTGACTCTGGTGCGTTACAAAAGGGTGAGGACTTTGTCAAAGCTTTCACTCTCGGCTTTGACGTCGACGATGCCATTGCTCTCCTGCGACTGGACGACCTTTATATCGAAACATTTGAGATCAAAGACGTTAAGACGGTGCACGGAGACAGCCAGAGCCGTGCCATTGGTAGAATTGCTGGTCACCAGGGCAAGACGAAATTTGCGATTGAGAATGCTAGCCGTACGAGAATTGTGCTCGCTGATTCTAAGATTCATATTCTGGGAGGATTCAAGAACATTCACATGGCTCGTGAATCCGTCGTCAGCTTGATTCTCGGAAAGCCCCCAGGCAAGGTCTATGGCAACCTGAGGACCGTGGCTGCTAGAATGAAGGAACGTTTCTAA
- a CDS encoding uncharacterized protein (TransMembrane:2 (o219-247i693-711o)~BUSCO:EOG092D167J), whose product MSKGISSWQNVRRHLTCRYPTPPVWRSPHAAPLSNRPSQRASSQCAQISPIPKLAPWKDGCLLPTSIGLGIPSSLHGSYRRFSPLNVLDRHRMSLSVSQATARRFLQSDQHNSNSVNGKRNAEEDSKSELDGRRSTAKPHESSGAASKNNIEQTGIDPKDQEQESIATSVSKYLNLPALPHRPSKEELLAAANGFWERLKVRFKWVSIRSMRPWNIDEWGAFVSWFMLGHIVWILVGTTTFFSILIFSINTVFAQETLAQWIGDYLTQSAGVTVVFESAIVPKWKNGVIAFRNVFVSRRPGQIESSVSKGSSDAAAVAAAAAGRQIQHHETDAVDDGNYTQFDVTIANVNVTLSFLNWWNGRGLLKDVEVNGVRGVIDRTSVRWPEGQIDPFSYRHKHQPGDFEIESFKLEDLLLTVRQPDGFRPFSVSIYSCELPRLRKQWLFYDFLSASHMSGSFDGSLFTIHPRQVHGTVSSRYQGVMMGLEESKSWKKFNRLRIDGLKIDHLNRGVEGPFGWIYEGNVDIVADVMFPADMDDSITKVVADFYDQLEGTVIANRYRFLPRAPAPEHISEGGRAANEKGFEKQTSESEEDRRLLIMDLRIHLNDVKAAVPLFTPDLSYVNQALVRPIVAYINAKKTYIPISSRIIKPLADFDGSWTFFDCGLLDDASAETYEAFAKDVEDQQSRVRRFRKVGFWTLSLAIHALFMGMAGNVV is encoded by the exons ATGTCTAAGGGCATCTCATCATGGCAGAATGTTCGCCGCCATCTAACATGCCGCTACCCAACCCCTCCAGTATGGCGATCTCCACATGCAGCTCCATTGTCGAATCGACCATCGCAAAGAGCGAGCTCTCAATGTGCGCAGATTAGTCCAATACCAAAATTAGCCCCTTGGAAAGATGGGTGTCTTTTGCCAACGTCGATTGGACTCGGTATACCGTCATCTCTCCATGGCAGCTATAGACGCTTTTCTCCGTTGAATGTCCTGGACAGGCATCGAATGTCGCTCAGCGTCTCTCAAGCTACGGCGCGGAGATTTCTTCAAAGTGATCAACACAACAGTAATAGCGTCAATGGCAAGAGGAATGCTGAGGAAGATTCTAAAAGCGAGCTCGATGGCCGGAGATCGACTGCCAAACCCCATGAAAGCTCCGGGGCCGCATCCAAAAATAACATCGAACAAACCGGGATCGACCCAAAAGATCAAGAGCAGGAATCAATCGCAACATCAGTATCCAAATACTTGAATTTGCCAGCGCTGCCTCATAGGCCTTCTAAAGAGGAGCTTTTGGCGGCCGCGAATGGATTTTGGGAGAGGCTTAAAGTTAGATTTAAATGGGTCTCTATCAGAAGTATGCGACCTTGGAACATTGATGAATGGGGGGCATTTGTTTCTTGGTTCATGTTGGGCCATATTGTCTGGATCCTGGTGGGCACAACAACCTTCTTCTCTATCCTCATTTTCTCTATCAACACTGTTTTTGCTCAAG AAACACTTGCGCAATGGATTGGAGACTATTTGACGCAATCAGCCGGCGTTACCGTTGTCTTCGAATCTGCTATAGTTCCAAAATGGAAAAACGGCGTTATTGCATTCCGCAATGTATTTGTTTCGAGAAGACCCGGCCAAATCGAGTCATCTGTCAGCAAAGGTTCATctgatgctgccgctgttgctgccgctgctgcagggcGACAGATCCAACATCATGAGACTGATGCCGTAGACGATGGTAACTATACACAATTCGACGTAACAATTGCGAATGTTAATGTCACACTTTCATTCCTCAACTGGTGGAATGGTAGAGGGCTTCTTAAGGATGTAGAGGTAAACGGTGTTAGAGGAGTCATTGACCGCACTTCTGTTCGCTGGCCAGAGGGACAGATCGATCCATTTTCTTATCGCCACAAACACCAACCTGGCGATTTCGAAATCGAATCTTTCAAGTTGGAAGATCTTTTGCTTACTGTTCGCCAGCCCGATGGCTTCCGCCCCTTTTCAGTCAGTATATACTCCTGTGAGCTACCACGGCTGCGAAAACAATGGCTTTTTTACGATTTTCTATCCGCTAGCCATATGTCTGGGTCATTTGACGGATCTCTCTTTACGATCCACCCCAGGCAGGTTCATGGTACCGTCTCAAGTCGATACCAAGGAGTCATGATGGGATTAGAAGAGTCCAAATCATGGAAAAAATTTAATAGGCTACGAATCGACGGCTTGAAGATTGACCACTTAAACCGTGGAGTGGAAGGCCCATTCGGTTGGATATATGAGGGAAACGTTGACATCGTCGCAGACGTCATGTTTCCAGCGGACATGGACGACAGCATAACCAAAGTCGTAGCAGATTTTTATGATCAGCTAGAAGGCACAGTTATTGCGAACCGTTACCGCTTTCTTCCCAGAGCCCCTGCACCTGAACACATCTCAGAAGGTGGTCGTGCAGCAAATGAGAAGGGATTTGAGAAACAAACAAGTGAATCTGAAGAAGACAGGCGGCTCCTTATCATGGACTTGCGCATTCATCTCAATGATGTTAAGGCTGCCGTGCCCTTGTTCACCCCCGATCTATCATATGTGAACCAAGCGCTGGTTCGGCCCATTGTGGCGTATATAAACGCTAAAAAGACGTATATTCCGATTTCTAGCCGCATTATCAAGCCGCTAGCTGACTTCGACGGAAGCTGGACATTTTTTGACTGTGGTCTCTTGGACGATGCATCTGCCGAGACATATGAGGCTTTTGCAAAGGATGTCGAAGACCAGCAGAGCCGCGTTAGGCGATTCCGGAAAGTTGGATTCTGGACGCTATCGTTGGCTATCCATGCTCTATTCATGGGTATGGCTGGGAACGTggtatga
- the HCR1 gene encoding Translation initiation factor 3 subunit J component, with product MPPKKWDDEESEGGDSAPETSPAAAVGRRRQFDDEEDDGDVLDSWDAAEDSEVEREKAKKAAEAKEKAAAAAVANKKSKTQRIAEHQAERARLQAEDDEESEEETESARRERLRRTEKDADLKHAEDLFGSIGISDGRKANPSSTMIADPENPTNLINLAAVPIFNPQTKLQFEKMRGVLSPLVAANTKKAHYGLFLEEFSKDLVKELNSDQIKKIASALTRASNEKLKEEKAGDKKKTKAAKTKTSLVASRAGTADTAAYDDDAFGDDDFM from the exons ATGCCTCCGAAGAAGTGGG atgacgaagaaagTGAAGGTGGCGACTCCGCCCCTGAAACCTCTCCTGCGGCCGCGGTTGGCCGTCGACGACAGtttgacgacgaagaagatgacggcgAT GTGCTTGACTCTTGGGACGCTGCTGAGGACTCCGAAGTAGAGCGCGAGAAGGCAAAAAAGGCTGCCGAGGCTAAGgaaaaggctgctgctgctgctgtcgccaaCAAGAAGTCAAAGACTCAGCGCATCGCCGAGCATCAGGCTGAACGCGCTCGTCTCCAggccgaagatgacgaggagagcGAGGAAGAGACAGAGTCAGCTCGCCGCGAGCGACTTCGCCGCACTGAGAAGGACGCCGATCTCAAGCACGCCGAAGACCTTTTCGGAAGCATTGGTATCAGTGATGGACGGAAGGCCAACCCTTCCAGCACCATGATTGCCGATCCTGAAAACCCCACGAACCTTATCAACCTTGCGGCCGTCCCGATTTTCAACCCTCAGACAAAACTGCAGTTTGAGAAGATGCGCGGCGTTCTCTCACCTCTTGTTGCTGCCAACACCAAGAAGGCCCACTACGGCCTCTTCCTTGAGGAGTTCTCCAAGGATCTTGTCAAAGAGCTGAACAGCGATCAGATTAAGAAGATTGCCAGTGCTCTTACCCGCGCCAGTAATGAAAAGctgaaggaggaaaaggccggagacaagaagaagaccaaggccgccaagacAAAGACCTCCCTCGTCGCTAGCAGGGCTGGTACTGCTGATACCGCGGCttatgacgatgatgccttTGGAGA cGACGACTTCATGTGA
- the AOX1_2 gene encoding Alternative oxidase, mitochondrial precursor (EggNog:ENOG41~TransMembrane:2 (o157-178i219-242o)), with product MTYTQTEAPRQAVKLAKVVVNSHATYRLAGHPALTRRLGCTGRATVPSYHLYSQTIRAFSTTPVSQLKDIFPAKDTPHIKTTPAAWPHPGYTMEELLQVTPSHRQPRGFGDWAAWKIVRFARYCMDKATGMDRDQQVDKKNPTTAVKAEKPLTEAQWLVRFVFLESIAGVPGMVGGMLRHLRSLRGMKRDNGWIETLLEESYNERMHLLTFMTMCEPGLFMKLMIIGAQGVFFNSLFVAYLLHPKIVHRFVGYLEEEAVHTYTRAIHEIEEGQLPRWTDPKFRIPDIAVQYWHMPEGHRTMKDLILYIRADEAGHRGVNHTLGNLNQAEDPNPFVSKFKDREVPKPALKPEGYERTDVI from the exons ATGACTTACACCCAAACTGAAGCCCCTAGGCAGGCCGTCAAGCTTGCCAAGGTCGTGGTTAACAGCCATGCGACCTACAGACTCGCTGGACATCCAGCATTGACACGAAGGCTGGGCTGCACCGGCCGGGCCACAGTTCCTTCATACCACCTCTACAGCCAGACAATCCGAGCATTCTCGACGACGCCAGTCTCCCAATTGAAGGATATCTTCCCTGCCAAAGACACCCCTCATATCAAGACCACACCGGCGGCATGGCCCCACCCCGGCTACACAATGGAAGAGCTCCTTCAAGTAACGCCGTCCCATCGCCAGCCTCGAGGATTTGGCGATTGGGCTGCGTGGAAGATTGTGCGGTTTGCGAGATATTGCATGGACAAGGCTACGGGGATGGATAGAGACCAGCAGGTCGATAAGAAGAACCCGACGACAGCGGTTAAGGCCGAGAAGCCACTAACAGAGGCTCAATGG CTTGTCAGATTCGTCTTCCTCGAAAGCATTGCGGGAGTTCCAGGCATGGTAGGCGGCATGCTTCGCCACCTGAGAAGTCTCCGCGGTATGAAGCGCGATAACGGTTGGATTGAGACGCTCCTGGAAGAAAGCTACAACGAACGAATGCATCTATTGACATTCATGACCATGTGCGAACCCGGACTCTTTATGAAACTCATGATCATTGGTGCCCAGGGTGTATTCTTCAACAGTCTCTTTGTTGCCTATCTTCTACATCCCAAGATTGTCCATCGATTCGTTGGAtacttggaagaagaagcagttcACACTTATACCCGGGCTATTCATGAAATCGAAGAGGGCCAGTTGCCCCGGTGGACCGACCCGAAGTTTCGAATCCCTGATATTGCAGTTCAA TACTGGCACATGCCTGAAGGCCACCGCACCATGAAGGATCTGATCCTGTACATTCGAGCCGACGAGGCCGGCCACAGAGGCGTCAACCACACCTTGGGTAACCTCAACCAGGCTGAGGATCCCAACCCTTTTGTCAGCAAATTCAAAGACCGGGAGGTTCCCAAGCCTGCCCTCAAGCCTGAAGGCTATGAGCGTACGGATGTAATTTAA